The Pelagibacterium halotolerans B2 nucleotide sequence CCGGCACAAGCCCGTTTACGCCGTCGATGGCATCTCCCTCGAAATCTATCCGGGGCAGACCTATGGCTTGGTCGGAGAATCGGGCTGCGGCAAGTCCAGCCTCTCCCGCACCATTGTGGGCATTCACGCCGCCAGCAGCGGTTCGATAGAGGTAGCCGGGCGCGATGTCACGGCAATGACCGCGGAAGACCGGCGCCATGTGACATCGAGCGTGCAGTATGTTTTCCAGGATCCCTCCGCCGCTCTCAATCCTCGGCGAACGATCGGCCAGTCGATAGAGGAAGCGCTCGTCGTTGCCGGACATACCGGACAAGAGGCCGACAAGAGGGCAAGCGGGCTGATGGAGCGGGTAGGGCTGTCGCCGCAATTGCTCCGGCGATACCCCTATGAAATTTCGGGCGGACAACGCCAGCGCGTGGGCATCGCACGCGCCCTGGCCGTCGATCCGAAAGTGCTCGTTCTCGACGAGCCGGTATCGGCGCTTGATGTTTCCATTCAGGCCCAGATCATCAATCTGCTGGACGAGCTACGCAACGATCTGGGGTTGGCCTATCTTTTCATTGCCCACGATCTTTCCGTGGTCAAACACATCAGCGACCGTGTCGCCGTGATGTATCTGGGCAGGATTGTTGAAGCCGGAACAACCGATGAGGTTTATGGCAATCCGCGCCATCCCTATACGCAGGCCCTGCTTTCGGCCACTCCCGAACCCGACGTGGATCGCGACCGAAGCCACCGCATCTATCTTTCGGGAGACATGCCCAGCCCGGCCAGTCCGCCCAGCGGGTGCCGCTTCCGCACGCGCTGCCCGGTAGGGCCGCGCTTTATCCCCGAGCGAACGATCTGCATTTCCCAATCGCCCAAACTCGAACCGGCGCTCTCGGGCCAGAAATGTGCCTGCCACTTCCGGAACGATCCCGCTCGAATCAACGTCCGGGCCGATCCAGCGCTGGCCTGATCCAAAAATGCGGGCCGTTTTCGCGGCCCGCAACAAGACTGCGACAACCTATCCTGGAGCCGGCTATGCGGGCCATCGTGCTGATGTTTGACAGCCTCAATCGCCACTTTCTCCCGGCCTATGGCGCCAGGGGACTCGACCTTCCCAATTTTGAGCGCCTGGCCGCACGGGCAACCACGATGTCCCGTTGCTACGCGGGTTCGATGCCCTGCATGCCGGCGCGCCGGGAGCTCCATACAGGGCGCTATAATTTTCTGCATCGCGGCTGGGGGCCGCTCGAACCGTTCGACGATTCCGTTCCGGAAATTCTGAAAAAATCCGGCGTCTATACTCATCTGGTCACCGATCATCAGCACTATTGGGAGGACGGCGGCGCCACCTATCACTCCCGCTATTCTTCCTTTGAGTTTTTTCGCGGCCAGGAAGGCGATCCCTGGAAAGGGCAGGTGGCAGACCCCGAAATCCCCGAGACCTTGAGTTGGCGCACGGGCGAGGTATGGCGGCAGGACTGGATCAATCGCCGGCATTTCGAAAAGACCGGACTGTCGTCCCAAACCCAGACCGTCGATGCCGGACTTGAGTTCATCGACACCAATCGCGCCGACGACAACTGGCTTCTCCAGATCGAATGCTTTGATCCTCACGAGCCCTTTGTCTCATCGCCCGAGCATCGCAAGCGGGTCGGCGATAACTATGGCGGTTCTCATTTCGACTGGCCCGACTATCGCCCCGTTCTCGAAGACGAGAACACGCTCGATCATATCCGGAAAGGTTACAGCGCGCTGCTGACCATGTGCGACGACAGCCTGGGCCGAATCCTCGATCGCATGGACGCGTACCGCATGTGGGAGGATACGGTCCTGATCGTCTGCACCGATCACGGCTTTCTGCTCGGCGAGCACGAATGGTACGGCAAGAACGTCCAGCCCTGGTACGAGGAAAATATCCATACCCCGCTCTTTATTTGCGATCCGCTCGCAAAGAGGGCAGGGCAGGCCCATTCGGGTCTGGTCCAGACCATCGATCTCGCCGCCACCTTCCTCGATATTTTCGGGCTCGAACCGACCGGTGACATGCAGGGTCGGTCCATTTTGCCCCTGATACGCGAAGAAACGCAGGCCATCCGCAAGACGGCCCTGTTCGGCATTTTTGGCGGGCATGTGAGCATTACAGACGGACGGTACGTCTATATGCGGGCCGCGGCTGACCCGTCCAACAGGCCGCTCGAGGAATACACCCTCATGCCCACGCGCATGAAAAATCGCTATTCGGTCGCCGATCTTGCCGAGACCGAACTTGTTCCCGCCTTCTCCTTCACCAAGGGTCTGCGCACGCTGCGGACAAGGGGCCTCGCTTTCGGAAATCCTTTTCACTTCGGCTCGCTGCTTTACGATCTCGAAAGCGATCCGGGACAGAAATCGCCAATCGACGACCCTGATCTCGAATTGCGAATGGCCGGCCTTCTGGTCGCGATGATGCGCGAAAACGATGCTCCGGAAAGCCAGTATGTCCGCCTGGGGCTGCCCATGACGGGCGCGGTCGGACCGGAGCACCTTCTGGTCGAAAAGCAATGGCCCCAGGTCATGGCTTCGCTGGATCGCGATTGGAGGGCCGCGCCCCGACAGACCTTCGGCCCGGCAGCCGAACTGACGCTTACCGACATTTTTGCGAATGCGGAAATGCGCGCCCGTGTCGGAGAGGCATTCGGAGCGCAGTTGCTCAACGGCCTCGTCGGACGCTTCGGTCACCTGAGCCTTTGGCACATCTCGGTAATGTCACCGGCCATGACGCCGGACACGCTGCGTGTCCTTGATGCAGAGCTGGCGCGGTCAGTTAGCACACCCGCCCGGCAGCACTGGAGCGCGTCCAGCAAAAGTGGAAACGGTTTTGCGGTTCGGACGCGCGACGAAACAACAACTTAGAGGATTTTCGCGATTCGAAGAAAAGCGGAAATGCTCTAGGACGAGGCAAGAAAATGCAGCCCAATATTCTTTTCATCTTTCCCGATCAATTGCGCTGGGACTGGATCGAGCCTCTGACCGATTTGGCCGTTCGGACCCCAAACGTCAGATCCCTGGCGGATCGGGGGACGGTGTTTTCCAATGCATGGACACCGTCTCCCATCTGTGCGCCCGCTCGCGCCTGCATGGCCATGGGCACAAATTACGATCGCTCGCCCGTCCGTCATAACAACCATAACATGCCGGCCGGATCCGATACGGTTTACCGCAGGCTTGCCGAGGCCGGCTATGCGGTATCGACGGTGGGAAAGCTCGATTTGCTGAAGGGCTTCATGGATTGGGGCCCCGATGGCCAGCACCGGGTGAATGGGGATTGCCGCCTGCACGATCTCGGTTTCACGCGCGGGCTCGACAATGCCGGCAAGCATGATGCGCTCTGGGCGCGCTTCAAGGGCGTGCGCGAACCCTATATGGACCATCTGGCATCCCGCGGGCTCGATCAGATCCACATCGAGGATTTCAAGCGCCGCAACGATGCCAATCTCAAGGTCCCGGTCGGAGAGACCATGAAGGGTGGCCTTGAAATTCCCTCGGCCTACGGCAACACGGACCTTTCCCCGCTGCCCGAGGATGCCTATTGCGACAACTGGATCGGCCGCAACGGGGTCGATGAACTCAACGCTTTGCTGGCGGAGGGGCGGCCCTGGTTCCTTACGGTCAACTTCGCCGGGCCGCACGAACCGCTCGATGTCACCGCATCCATGCGCGAAAGCGTTAAGGATCGGCAGTTCCCCATGCCCGGGCGCCACGACGGTTTGCACACCGACCTCCATCAGACCGTGCGCCAGAACTACGCCGCCATGGTCGAGTTGATCGACGGCTGGGTCGGACGCTATGTGGAAATCCTTGAACGGGCAGGGGCGCTTGAAAACACGATCATCGTCTTTGCCTCCGATCACGGCGAGATGCTGGGCGATCACAACCTGTGGGCCAAATCGGTTCCTTTCGAGGCCTCGGTTCGCGTGCCGCTGGTCATGGCCGGTCCGGGGTTCGAACCTTCCGCCGCCCCGGTCGCCGCGCCTGTCTCCCTGCTCGACGTGATGACCACGTTCCTCAATTATGGAGCGTGCTCAACCGAGGGTATGGACGGCTATTCGCTCCGCCCCACCCTTGAGAGGGGGGAGGCGCCCGAGCGCGGGCTGGTCTTTTCCGGGCTTGGAAACTGGCGTGCCGTTGGCGATGGGCGTTTCAAGCTGGTGGCCGGGTTCGATGGCAGCCTGCACACCCAGCAGATCCAGTTCGCCATTCTGGACCCCGCCATGCTCGACGCCGCCAAACTTTACGACCTCGACAACGACCCGTTGGAAGAGACCGACATTTCCGAAGCCGAGCCGGCCGTCCGCCAGCGCCTTCTCACCGCGCTTGCCGCCGATCTCGAAGCGGTCTGACCCATACCAGGAGGGGCCCATGGCACCCAATATCGTCCTCATAACCACAGACCAGCAGCGGGGGGATTGCCTCGGTGTGGAGGGGCACCCTGTGCTCGATACACCCTATCTCGACCAGATCGCATCCCAGGGGGCTCGCTTTTCGCGTGCCTACAGTGCGTGCCCGGTCTGCATCCCGGCGCGCCGCACCCTGATGAGCGGGGCCAGGCCCGCGCGCCACGGCGTGACTATGAACTACGATACGCCTCTCACCCTGCCGACGCTGCCGGGCGAGTTGGCCAGGGCAGGCTATCAGACGCACCTGGCCGGCAAGCTTCATCTCCATCCGGCGCGGAAGCTCTATGGCTTCAACTCCGCCGATTGGGCCGACAGCCCGGCCCAATACCGCCTCAACCGCGTTAGCAACGACTATCAGAGGTTCCTGATTGAACATGGCCAACACGGCCCCGATCTCTCCTATGCCAATGGCGCGAACGGAAATGGTTGGGTGTCACGGCCCTGGCACATGGATGAACGCTTCCACTACACAACCTGGGCGGCAGAATGCGCATTGCGGTTTCTCGAACGCCGCGACCCGACTGTCCCGTTTTTCCTCAATCTCTCGATCTTTGCGCCTCACGCGCCCTTCACCCCGCCGGCCTATTATTTCGAAAAATACATGGACATGGATTTGCCCGAGCCCGTGGTGGGTGCCTGGGCCCGCATCTATGACGGTGCGCAACGCGGCCACGACGTCACTGCGTGGCGCGTCTCGCTCAAGCGTCAGGCGCAGCGCGAAATGATGGCCGGGTATTTCGGCTCAATCGAACATGCCGATCACCAGATCGGCCGTGTGCTCAAACATCTGCCACGAGATACGGCCATTCTGTTCGCCTCCGATCATGGCGAAATGCTGGGCGATCATCAATGGACCCGCAAGCGCTCGGCCTATGAGGGCTCGGCCCGCGTGCCGTTTCTCGTCAAGCTTCCCAAATCGTTCGGCATCGAGCCCGGCCAGGTGCGCACCGAGCTTGTCGAGTTGATGGACGTCATGCCGACCCTGCTCGATATGGCAGGGGCGCCCGTTGTTGCGCGGTGAAACCGACGGCTGGCGTCGGCATTTGCACGGGGAATGCGCCCGGGTCGAAACAATGAACTCGGGCATGCAGTTCGTGACCGATAAAAGCCTGAAATATATCCGCTATCCCGGCACCGGACTCGAGCACGCCTTCGATCTGGCAAACGACCCCGACGAGATGACCAATCTCATAGGCGACAGCGAATATGAGCCGCGTATCGAGGCCCTGCGCCAGATCATGATCCGCGAACTCGAGGGACGCCCCGAAGGTTTCGTGGTCGATGGCCGGCTTGCCGTCACCGGTGGCTTTGCGCCGGTTCATCTGCCCGGATTCGAGTGCCGCGATGAACCGGGCGATCTCAAGAACGCCAACCGCTAACCACCTTTTTCAAAGGAGCCGTCATGCGCCCCAACATCCTGATGCTGTTTCCCGACCAGTGGCGCGCGGATTGGATCGGCGCTTTGGGCGGTCTGCCTCTGCGCACGCCCAATATCGATGCTCTGCTCGCCCGCGGCACAGGCTTTGCCAGGGCATGGACGCCGAGCCCGCTCTGTGCTCCGGCGCGCTCGTGCTTTGCCACCGGCCGCGCCTATGGACGCGCGCCGGTGCGCAGCAATTTCGATGACAATCCCCTCGACACGCCCACCTTTTACCGCGCGCTGCGCGAGGCGGGTTATCAGGTGGCCAATACGGGCAAATCGGATCTGCTCAAGCATGGCCATTCCTGGGGACCCGACGGCCGCCATGTCGTTGACGGTGAAGATCGTCTGGCCGCCTTGGGATTCAGCCACGGCTTCGACAGTGCCGGCAAGAAAGCGGCCGAAGTTGCGCTCAAGAGGGGGTTCGCCGACCCCTATACCGAAATGCTCAAGGCCCGGGGGCTGGAGGGACGGTTTCTCGACGATTATGCCGGTCGCGGTGTCGTGCGGGGCACGCTCTTGCAACAATGGCTCGACGGCAGCCTTGGAACGCCTCCCGATGCCTATGCCAATGTCGATCCCCAGGACTTGCCCGACGACGCCTACAACGACAATTTTGTCGGCCAGCGCACGCTCGATGAACTCAAGGGGTTCGATCCCAACAGCCCATGGTTCATGATCGTGAATTTCCCCGGCCCCCATGAGCCGATGGACGTTACGCCCTCAATGGCCGAAGCGTGGGAAGGCGTCGAGTTCCCGCTTCCCCGCATGCGCAACACCGAAGACGCCGAGCTCCAGCAGGATATCCGCCGCCGCTATGCGGCCATGATCGAAAACATCGATCGCTGGATTGGCCGCTACATCGCCCACCTCGAAGAAACCGGGCAATTGGACAATACCGTGATCGTCTTTGCCTCCGATCACGGCGAAATGCTGGGCGACCGCAATCTCTGGAAAAAGCAGGTGCCGTTCGAGGCGTCGGTCCGGGTGCCGATGATCCTTGCCGGCCCGGGCATAAAGCGGCGCGCCATGGTCGATGAGGGGCCGGCCAATCTGCTCGATCTTCCGCC carries:
- a CDS encoding sulfatase family protein, giving the protein MRPNILMLFPDQWRADWIGALGGLPLRTPNIDALLARGTGFARAWTPSPLCAPARSCFATGRAYGRAPVRSNFDDNPLDTPTFYRALREAGYQVANTGKSDLLKHGHSWGPDGRHVVDGEDRLAALGFSHGFDSAGKKAAEVALKRGFADPYTEMLKARGLEGRFLDDYAGRGVVRGTLLQQWLDGSLGTPPDAYANVDPQDLPDDAYNDNFVGQRTLDELKGFDPNSPWFMIVNFPGPHEPMDVTPSMAEAWEGVEFPLPRMRNTEDAELQQDIRRRYAAMIENIDRWIGRYIAHLEETGQLDNTVIVFASDHGEMLGDRNLWKKQVPFEASVRVPMILAGPGIKRRAMVDEGPANLLDLPPTFLALAQTDPLDGMEGYSLLDYLDGSAPYPRASSESGLGAWRAATDGRFKIIVGLNERINQEMLQTETYDPACLRSGVLYDLADDPDETRSLWDDRPDVRDSLIAHIARVWPS
- a CDS encoding sulfatase-like hydrolase/transferase, which gives rise to MAPNIVLITTDQQRGDCLGVEGHPVLDTPYLDQIASQGARFSRAYSACPVCIPARRTLMSGARPARHGVTMNYDTPLTLPTLPGELARAGYQTHLAGKLHLHPARKLYGFNSADWADSPAQYRLNRVSNDYQRFLIEHGQHGPDLSYANGANGNGWVSRPWHMDERFHYTTWAAECALRFLERRDPTVPFFLNLSIFAPHAPFTPPAYYFEKYMDMDLPEPVVGAWARIYDGAQRGHDVTAWRVSLKRQAQREMMAGYFGSIEHADHQIGRVLKHLPRDTAILFASDHGEMLGDHQWTRKRSAYEGSARVPFLVKLPKSFGIEPGQVRTELVELMDVMPTLLDMAGAPVVAR
- a CDS encoding sulfatase family protein, which translates into the protein MQPNILFIFPDQLRWDWIEPLTDLAVRTPNVRSLADRGTVFSNAWTPSPICAPARACMAMGTNYDRSPVRHNNHNMPAGSDTVYRRLAEAGYAVSTVGKLDLLKGFMDWGPDGQHRVNGDCRLHDLGFTRGLDNAGKHDALWARFKGVREPYMDHLASRGLDQIHIEDFKRRNDANLKVPVGETMKGGLEIPSAYGNTDLSPLPEDAYCDNWIGRNGVDELNALLAEGRPWFLTVNFAGPHEPLDVTASMRESVKDRQFPMPGRHDGLHTDLHQTVRQNYAAMVELIDGWVGRYVEILERAGALENTIIVFASDHGEMLGDHNLWAKSVPFEASVRVPLVMAGPGFEPSAAPVAAPVSLLDVMTTFLNYGACSTEGMDGYSLRPTLERGEAPERGLVFSGLGNWRAVGDGRFKLVAGFDGSLHTQQIQFAILDPAMLDAAKLYDLDNDPLEETDISEAEPAVRQRLLTALAADLEAV
- a CDS encoding sulfatase, with amino-acid sequence MRAIVLMFDSLNRHFLPAYGARGLDLPNFERLAARATTMSRCYAGSMPCMPARRELHTGRYNFLHRGWGPLEPFDDSVPEILKKSGVYTHLVTDHQHYWEDGGATYHSRYSSFEFFRGQEGDPWKGQVADPEIPETLSWRTGEVWRQDWINRRHFEKTGLSSQTQTVDAGLEFIDTNRADDNWLLQIECFDPHEPFVSSPEHRKRVGDNYGGSHFDWPDYRPVLEDENTLDHIRKGYSALLTMCDDSLGRILDRMDAYRMWEDTVLIVCTDHGFLLGEHEWYGKNVQPWYEENIHTPLFICDPLAKRAGQAHSGLVQTIDLAATFLDIFGLEPTGDMQGRSILPLIREETQAIRKTALFGIFGGHVSITDGRYVYMRAAADPSNRPLEEYTLMPTRMKNRYSVADLAETELVPAFSFTKGLRTLRTRGLAFGNPFHFGSLLYDLESDPGQKSPIDDPDLELRMAGLLVAMMRENDAPESQYVRLGLPMTGAVGPEHLLVEKQWPQVMASLDRDWRAAPRQTFGPAAELTLTDIFANAEMRARVGEAFGAQLLNGLVGRFGHLSLWHISVMSPAMTPDTLRVLDAELARSVSTPARQHWSASSKSGNGFAVRTRDETTT